The segment CCTGCTGTCCTGGCATCTCTCCTGGCTGAAACCTTTCCCCAGGCAGGCGGGTGACACAGGCCAGGCCCTGGGTGCTGTGTGGATGCCTTCTGGTCCCCTGGCTCCGGCTGCtttgggaaaacaaaatctCCGGgtagaaggggaggaggaggccctgggcaggctgtggggagataCCAGATCCGTGACATACACTGTGTCCCTAAATAGGACCTGCAAGGGAGAAAGGGTGCTGGTgcaggggtgaggggggggacTGTAAAGCAAGTAATAGCAGTCATGGAAGCAGGAGGTGCTGcgaggggcaggagggaggactgaaaaaaacccacagagccTGGAGGCCTGGCGGCCTGGCTAAGGGGGGATGTTTTCTACCCACTCTCTATTATGCTTCGGTTCCAAATTTGTCAGGGCTTTCCCTAGCAGTGAGTACCATCTGCAGGGCACACAGAGTGCTTTATGCCTCTCCCAGAGGTGCTCAAGAAGCCCAAGGACTTCACTGCCAGCTGAGCCCCACTCCCCAGTGCCCAGAacctgccaggctgctgccccTGCCTTGTATTTGTCCCATCCCACATCATCGGGGCAGAATTAGGACCTAAGTTCGGTAAATGTGAACCTGAGAGTGATGGGGTGACCCTGCATTGAGGGGGTCTTGTGGGATTAtgcctctccccttccccctgcctCTCTGGCCATCTGCTTCTGTCTCGCCTTGACTGAACAACAAAGCTGAAATCGAGGAGATGCAAATTTGGGTGGAGGGAGGGGTTTGTGTCTGGGTCAGGGCTGGGTTTTACCTCAACCTTCTTTGAAGGTCGGTTTTGCTGGGGTCTCACTCACTGTgtgatggagcagagcaggggcacTCGCTGCTCCGGGGGGagtcagagaaggaaaagcccCCGGGTGCAGGGATGCTGTTGGGAAAAGCAGAATTCCTTCTGGGGACATTGCTGCAGGCCTTCTCCTGGCAGGGGGAACATCTGCTGGAGATTAAAGCCAAGATGCCTCACACCGTCAGCACTTTCAGGAGGCTCCTTTGATGAGCAGAGAGCtctctctcctggctgctgcGAGCTTTCCTCTGCTCATTGCCCAGCTCCCATatcccagcagggatggagagaggaggaggagacccCGGGGAGGGTCTGGCACACCCAGGCAGAGGGTTGAGGTGGTTATTCCAGCATGTGCCCCTCAGGCTGCCCTTGGTGTGtcagcagctggtgctggggctctgctgggagctctgggacaggagcagcagggctggaggagctcagCAGGGGCTCAGCTCTGCGGGAATCACGCAGTGTGATTTTACCCTGTCCAAAAATCTGCCGGTTGTCACGTGTGAGGCAGTAAAACCTTGCTTAATTCCTGCAGCAATTCCAGTTTCCTGAGCCCCGAGCAGAATGGAACCCATCCAGCTGGTCCGAGCTCTctgagctggagggaaggggtaatatttttcaggtaaaattccctctctgtccccactgctgggagcagctgggaggaggctATCGACCAGTCCCACAGGGTCACTTTGCTGCCATCAGAAGGAAACCTCAAACGGCTGGGTGGGTTTTACAAAAGCTGACATCTGTCTCACCTCCTGTCCAGGCCTCACAAATCTGCTGGGCACAAACGTCTGCACCAATGAGCTTAGCATCAAAAGTCCCAGGGCACCAACCTTTCCTGgcttctgctcccctccttcGCTGGCGGGAGCCAGAGCCACCAGCCAGCCAGGGGCTTTATTGTGATCCCCACAGCCCATCTGTCCACCCCACACATATTAACATCCAGTGCCCTGGTGCTGGGTTTTTAAGTCGTGTTTTCTCACAGAGCAAGCAAGAGAGAATAAATAACAGTGACAATTGGCAGCAGTGAGACCTCGCAACACAAAACGCAGAGCTGGAACTTCCAAAGAACTTCTCATCCTCCCCAGTTCTCCCACAGAGCAGAGACCCAAAGCCAGACAGCACCGGGGTCCTGTACAGCACGTCAGGGACTCGCAGCTCTCATCAGCATCACCGCTCAGCCCTGCATCCTGCAGCACTTCTCTCCCACACGCCAGCCCCTTCCCACTCCCCCCAGTTTGTCCTGCGGATGTGTTACCTTCCCAGCACTGTCTggccaccccagccctgcaggtcAGTGGATGGGGTGGCACTGCTGGTGTCCCCAGCTCTGGCAATAGCCCAGCTGCCAGGGGATGGCCCCAGGCAGGGGGTCTCGCAGGCTCGTGTATCTCTGCTGGCCTCGGGGcgcagggtgctgggtgccaccggagcagcaggcagggctgggcaggcagTGATCCTCCTCTGGGCTCTCGTAGCGCTGGAGCTGCGTCTCGGGATAAAATCCAGCATAGAAAGAGGACGGAGGGCAGCGCTGAGAGCTGGAAGTGCCCACAGAACCGGGCTCCCATGGGAcctgggggcagctgggcttCATCCCCGGCTCCCGCCCAGGGACCCCGGCCCTGCCCCGGCACTCGGAGTGAGTGCAGGGCCCGCAGCGCCCCGTGCCgtgcagggagagggacagagcCGTGATCCTGTTGATGGCTCGCCGGAGGGTAGCGATTTTGGAAAGCCTTTTGCCACCCAGGTCGTGTTTGAGGGCCAGCCGCAGGGCATTGAAGGCTTGGTTGTAATCCAGGATCCTCTTACGCTCCCTGACATTGGCAGCCATCCTCCTGGCCTTGGAGCGTGCCGgcctgctcctcttcctcaccttcATCTCCTGCGTGTCCCTCACCCTGGTGGCTGCTTCACTTCCCTGGGACACCCACAGATCCTGCCCGTAGAACCCTTGGGGGGCACCCCccacttccagctcctcttccGAGCTGTCGGGCTCTGGTGCTGCTCCTTTCCCCATGGCTGCTCCAGACGTGGTTGTGGCGAGGGAGTGggagaggtgctgctgctgctgctgtggtccTGCCTCCTGGGAGGGGTGGGAGACACTCCTCCAGGAACACAGAGCAGCCTCTAAAAACCCCATGGTAGGGCTCATCACGTGGCCCCCTCCCGACCCCCCTCACCTGCCCACAGGTGTGCTGCCTGGCCAGAGGCACAGGGCCAGCCTCTGCCTGCAGGGATGCTCCCCAGCACAATACTGGCCTGGAGTGTGGGTGTTGGGGTGCCCAGAGCTTGCAGAGGGATGCTTCTGCACCCCAGGGTGGGGAAAGCACCTCTATCAAGCACACCTTGAAGTGGTTGCTTCAGTTTCTGCAAAGCGTTTGGTCACTACAAGACTTCCTCGAGATGCTCTGCCCTCTCCTATGTTAGCCAGATTGgcagctcagcctgggctgGCTCATCCTTGGGTTTTATACAGTGCCTTGGGGCAGAGATACATGGGGCATCACCACCCTGGAACCAGGCCTGGGGTTCTGCTGGCCCATGCTCTCTGGTGCTGCAACATTTATTTCCCTGCtaaaactgaggcacagagtgGTGAGGTGTCTGAGGAGAGCAGCAAGTCTTGTGCCCGCATGCAGAAGACAAAAGGGCTCCTGCCCCAGGAACAGGATTGGGGCACCAAGCTGCCTTTGAGACAGTGCCTGAGGGCTGCTCCATGCATGGGTGGGCAGAGGTGAGGTGGGTGCCTGGGCAGGAGCAACCCCCAGGACCCAGGGGAGGAATGTGGGGGGGCCTGGCACGCCTCTGCCCTGcggagcaggaagcaggaatgTGGCAGGGAGGACTGGGGCAGGTGATAAAAGAGCTAAAGTGCTACCTGCCTCCAGAGCCTTCCTGTCCCATCCCAGCATCAGGGAGCCTGGGGGCAGAGCTGTCTGGGCTGGTGCTGATGGGACTGCCAGGCACTCACTCTGGGGAAAATGATACTGAAAGCAGCTCCTTGTTCTCTGTGTCCACATGCCAGTGGGACAGAGGGACTTGCAGGTGTGGTGGGTCCAGAGGCCATGGGGAGGGCCAGGTCTCCATCCTCTGAGCAGCACAAGGCCACCACATGTGTTTGCTCATTATTTCATTAGCAAGCACTTGCTAAATGCCTTCCTGTGCAAGGGGTAATGTGTTGAAAAATGGCCCAGGAGTGGGTCTGACAAATTGTTGGGGTGAGTGCTGTaaaagcagagccctgggagAATATGCCCCTCTTGATCCATCCCTTCCTATCTGATTTTCCCAGCTCTTGTTTGATCAATAGCCACAATTAGCAGGGGGCTATTTGTCTATTGCCCTTCTTCTCTCTTGGCTCTTTGAAGCTGGAGCTAATTTAGGTGCCTCTGCTCCAGGAACCCAATAAATCAGGAGCCAGAGCctcagggagagggaaggaccAGGCAGGAGGACTTCAAAGGGAGGTGAagcttgcaaatatttttgagcCCTCACCTGTTGCTCACCATGGCCCTCTTGTTCTACCCAGCAGCCTTCTGGCCACCCAGTCGTGCTCTGCCCAGGAGTAGATGCTCCTCCAGGCACTGGCCTGCACAGTGGCTCAGCTTGGGAGCAAGAGGCTCTTAGGGATGCTTGAACATCAGCAGGATGTGCATGCTGGGCCCACTTGGAGACATGCCTGTCCAAACCCCAGCTAAGAAGATAGATTCCTGCCATGGGAATGGTTTCACTGCTGTGGGAGGTCAGGAAGTTCAGCATGGAGCTGACTCAGAAGTGGCCAATCTGGGCACAAAGCTGTGCCCCAACCAGGGGCAGcaaacaggcagcagctctgaggtgCCCACCAGGCAGGGCAGAACccactgtccccatcaccctgcTCACAGCCCCTGGGAGCTCTCTGGGGAGCACTGAGAGAGGTTCCCAGCATCTCAGCTCTGGGCAGCCCAAGCCCCGCAGGgatccagccccagctctcGGAAGCAGGCGAGGCCAGACCGTAAatccctggagctgggctgcctCCTGTAATTACTGCATCCCGCTGGGCCGTCCCCACCTCGTCCTGGGCACTTCCTACCCAGGTGCCCATTACAGGGTGGGAGGCCAGCAGGAACGCCCACCCCGGccctgctccctcagccctccctGATTTATTGCCGTGCACTGGAGAGATTTATGGGCTGAGATAGGGAACCAGAACTGTGTTGTAAGGGTCTGCCGGGCCTGTCTGCCTGACAGATGATGAAAGAGCTGTAATTATCAGTCGCCATGCATAAATCAGGCCACTCGTaccatccccatcctcctccaCACCAGCTTCCAGGAAAGGGGTTGACCCCCGGGAATACCCCATCTCTCCAGCAAGTGTCATCCTGAAGCTGGGCCACTGCCCAGCATCCTCACAGCTCTCATGGGTCCCACAGCTCAGAagtgtgttttgggggggtttacGCCTaacactgcagctcctgcaaagatccctgggctggctgcccCTCTACTTCATCCATCCAGCTCCCCAAAAGACCTGCTGCTTCCAGGTGAGAAGTATTGGAACCACCTGGGAGCACAGCTGGGGATAAAACCCTGATGGAGTGGTAAGGGGGAAGCTGGCATGGGCTGGGGTGGTGTTCCCAGATCCTGGCCGTGTTCCAGCACCACCCACCCTGCACTGGgaggcacagcagcaccagggggAGACCACAGAGCAGGAAGTGGAGCAGGTGCCCATGATGCCAAGGCAGGAGACCCAGGGACTGGTGTAGAGGGAGGTGCCCACCcctggggtggggaaggaggtggTGATTGCTACCACAGTGCCTGGGCCCCGCAGGTAAATAAATCGGGTGTTCTGTTCCTGCTGGGGCACAGCCAGGTGGCACAAGGGACACGGACTTGTGAGTCATCCACAGACAGGCatggaggaggcagggaagggcatGGTGCCTGCAGGCTTCTACTTCTGCCACCCCTCGAGAGCAgagtgggtaaaaaaaaaaacaacttagaTGGTCCTCCACTGCCCACCACAGGTGCTTGTATTTGCCCCTCCATCTGGTAGGAATGGTCCCTCCACCCAGAGTTGGACAAACTGAAAATGAGGATGgctgggagagggcagagctCCACAGCCAAGGCCAGAACCCGTGGTGGCTGGGGGTGCACAGCAGCTCGGTGGCGCAGGAGCTACCCTGCACCTTCCAGGCTTGGTTGTTCCTGGCTCCGGGAGGGATTCCTTGCAGCATGTGGGATTGTTTGTGTCATTAACTGGGGTTTTGTCAACTGCTCCGGTGCTGCACAGCATTACAGCATCCCCTGCCCCACCACCTGGGAGACCCACAGGAGGGGTCTCCTCCACAGGAGGAACCGGAGGCTGAAACAGCCGGGAATAGAgcacccatccatccacccacccatccatcccacCCGTCTGTCcgaagcagcagcccagccgGACCCGGCCACGCAGCCGCTCCCCTTCCTGGCCTTCCAGCCAGAGGCAACCGGGGGGCGGTGGCCGGGCTGCTCCCCGCCCTGGCGGGGCCGTGCCGAAGCGGGGCGGGCCGGGGGCGGACCCCGACGTCAGGGCCCGGCGGCGGGGGGCGGAAGGCGGCGgtgaagaggagggggggggaaactTCGGGCCGTGGGCGGGGGCCGAGGGGAGGGATGGCGGCGGGCGAGGCGGCCCGGGAGGACTTCGCGCGGCACTGGGAGGCGGAATTCCCGGGGGAACCGGCCCCCCGCATGGAGCTGGGCTCGGTGCGGGCGATGGAGCGGGAGCTGGAGCGCTGCCGCCGCCACCTCCGCCGGCTGCAGCGGGCGCTGGCCGAGGAGCGCTTCAAGGTGGGCTACCTGGAGGCGGCCCTGGCCCGAGCCCCCCttcccccgccgccccccgtcgccccccgcccgccgcccaGCCCCGGCAGCTCCCTGGagggcggcagcggcggcagctCGGATGTGGAGGACGCCTCCTCGGCAGGTGGGTGCCGCGGGGGACCCCGGGGACAAGGCGGTCCCCAGCCCCTGTGCCAGCCCCGGTTCACGGTCAAGGGCATCCCGGGCCGCCGCGTGGCCGCGGGCACCCCCAGCCCTCGTGCTCTCCGTCCTACCCGCGACACAGTCAAGGGCATCCCGGGCCACGCCGTCCCCAAGGCATTCCGCTGCTGAGGCCACCCAACCCCCTTGTGCCGTCCCTCCGAGCTGTCCCTGTCGCATCACTGAGACCACTCCGAACCCTTGTGCCATCCCCATCAAACAGCGAGTGCCACCTCCGGCCCCTGTGCTGTCCCGATCTTCCCACTAAGGCCACCCCAAGCCCTGTCCCACTTCCAAGGCCGTCCTGTGCCTGGgcctccttcccccagcatgCAAGGAGGGAGGGTGTCCGGCCGGTCCCCTGCTCTTGGTAAAATGCCACCGGCTCAGGAGCCACCTCTGGGGCTGTGAAACCGCGGGAGAGTCACTTCCTCCAGGTGTGGTCTGGCTCAGGAGGACACCTCTGCTTGGGTGACACCCTTGGGGAGATCCCCAAGTCCTGgaactgctgaagcagaagctTGCTGAGGTGGTGAGGTGCCCTGGGGCGTTTTGCTGGGTGGATTGAGGACAATGTTATTTTGCAAGTGACTGTTTGGTGGCACTGAAGGCGCAGCCAGTGTGCACTGTCACCCGTTGTGATGTCCTACTTCCAGCAGCCTGGAAGTTGTTACTACATCAGCTTTAATCTGGGTTCAAACACAGTCCTGACAGTGAGGGAATGTCACTTTTCATGTGGCTAATTCAGCAGCTGACTTAATTTTGTTCTTGATTGTTTGGGGTGGTGCTTTCCCCCTGAGGCTCTATCCTGCTGGTTTGAGATTGCCTCTGATGTTCAACTGTGCTTCATATTAAGCATCATTTCTATCTATTGCCTTagtctgcagggctggggaacaGCTCAGTTTCCCTTTCACCTTCCCAAGCTGTCTGGAGGTGAAACGTCCAAAGTACATGGCTGCTCTTGATGTTGTaaccctcctgccctgggtgtCTGGGCCTCTCCCCAATCGATGGGGACTGGTTGTGGGAGCCTGCAGTGAGGACCAAGGGCATTCTGTGTTTTGCCTTCCAAGGGCCAACCCAAGCTCTTCTCCACCTCCCTGACAGCATGCACTGGTtttaactttttgtttctttgtttggctttttaacTTTTGGAGAGATGCTCAGCGAACGATGGGGCTTGAGTGTGTTGAAGTGACCAAGAGCAAATCCTTCTGATTTATccctgtatttttaattttttttttttattatttctgtttatgcTCTGGAATGTTTCTGAACATCCAGGACTGTGCAAGGCTGTTCTCAGCCTGGGGGTGTTGTTTAAGGGACTTCCCTCTAGTACCACATAAACCCCTGACTGTCCTGGCTTCATTATGTGttggggtcctccatggcttGACCAAGACCTTTGCAGCACGTCGGGGTGAGTTTCTTTGGCAAGATTTTGAAATCCAAGGTTGCATCTGCTGtggcttcttcctcctcccccccaaatGGGTCTCCATTGAGGTCCCCATCGAGATCCTCTTGCACTTGTCAGAGGTGGCAGTGTCCCCTCTGCCTGGTGGCATGACTGGGCTGGTGGTCAGCTGacagtgatgagctctccccagCCTTGtctccagcctctcctgagTGTCAGCACTTTTCTTTGTTGGGTGTTATAAGGGTGCCTGTGTGTGCTGACGGAGCtgacatttaaaagcagaatttgagAGTACAGTAAAGTCTGTGTGGTCGTTGCCTGGATCCCCCTTTTTCTGGGCAGTTGGTTAACTTAGTGCTCCcgtttgttttcttctcacttctctttatttttcagatacaAGTCAAAATTTCTGATTGTGGTGCTGTTTGCTTCTCCTGCCAGCAGTCCAGGTGGTGTGTAAGTGGGTTAGAGCTGTTCTGTCTGAGTTCCTCAgtattttaatgtgaatttttgAGATTTACAGTGCTGTGGCTGAATGTGGTCAGTTCCAGCTGTTTCATTGTAACCCATGTCAGTGCTATCTGTTCAGCAAGCACAGGAGCCTTGAATATTGTCTTGATGGGAATTACCAGGGAGAGACAGTGTTTTCCTTTAAGTAGCTTGTGATTAATCTGATTTAAAGCGAGGAAATCTGCACGATGCCCCTGCTTGCAGCTATTGCACGAGAGCAGTGCGTGTGACAGCCAGATACATGATCCTGGCATCTGAGATAAGGCCTGTGCCAGCTCACCCGGGACCAACAAAATCTGAGTGTCAGTGAGCAGATGGCTCAAAACGAAGTGTGGCAAGGACTGAAATTCCCCTCATCTCAGCCATCACCTGTCCCTGTGGCTAAACACCCAGCTGGCCCCACAGCTGAGCATGTGGGTGCTGCACAAGGTCGGGGTGTGCCAGGGTGTGGGGGTGCTGCCTGCATCACCTCCCTCCTGCCGTGGCACAAGCCTGGGATGAAGGGTTTGGTGAGCAAGAGGAGTGGCACGGGGATGCTCATGGGGAGATGCTTCGTGCTTGGTTAACACACACAGAGGTGGAGCAAACTCAGTGCTGGGTTCCTCTGCTTTGTccttgggaagcagaggaagaggctGACTTTGCcggggatgctgcaggagctCCTGAAGCTCCTCTGGAAGGCTGCTGGGTGTGGGAGCCTCCCATTCACCCTGTGCAGCATCCTGCACCCCAGAAATGTGAGCTCGGGGCTGGGGAACACTGGTGTATCTGGAATAGTCCTTGGTGGGGTTGGCTGGTGGGTCTGGTTGTGATAGGATGCTGTGGCTGCATGCTGTGCTGTAAATGAAGTCTCTGAGCCTCTGTTTAACTGGAATTGTGGTTTCTGTCATGGAAAGATGCTGGAGTCACGTGGGCTCATCTGCTCACCACACCACCTTTGCTGTACCTTGTTAAAGGGACAAGGAGGAAGGAGGCTGGTGGCAGCAGTGTTGGTGTGTGAGATGGGGAGGGGACCCTTGGGCATCTGGGGACCCCAGGGTATCAGCTGCCTCATCCCTCTGCACTCTGCTGGTGGCTGGAACACAGTGGGAATTTTGCTGGGGTAGGTTGTGGTGTAAAGAGGTGAAGGAATGGTGATCCCAAAGCACCCAAGGAGGTTGTGTTGGATTGTCTGTGCCTCTGTTTCCCCTCCTTTAGCACCAGGAGGGGATCTGGGAGGTGGTGCTGAAGCAGGGAGGTGCATGGGGGGGAGTTGTCCCTCCTTGAGACCTCACCTATTGCCTTCTGTGTCCTcagatttgttattttcagtttttacctCATTTTATTTCCCCACTGTTGGGAAGTTCTTGTTTGGCTCTGAAGTTGCTGGAAGTTCCTCTTCTGCCTGGGGAAGGACAGACAGAGTCATGATGTTTAATTTTAACTGCTTAGGCAAGGACAAAACCAcagtgtctgtctgtgtgtgtctgtctgtgtgtgtctgtgtatgtgCATGCCTGCTGGGGACCTTTGAACCATCTCCATCTGCTCTGGGGCCCGGTGGTGTTTTGGGAGGTGGCATTTCTGCACAAACTCCCCTGATGTCAGTT is part of the Calypte anna isolate BGI_N300 chromosome 19, bCalAnn1_v1.p, whole genome shotgun sequence genome and harbors:
- the BHLHA9 gene encoding class A basic helix-loop-helix protein 9 gives rise to the protein MGFLEAALCSWRSVSHPSQEAGPQQQQQHLSHSLATTTSGAAMGKGAAPEPDSSEEELEVGGAPQGFYGQDLWVSQGSEAATRVRDTQEMKVRKRSRPARSKARRMAANVRERKRILDYNQAFNALRLALKHDLGGKRLSKIATLRRAINRITALSLSLHGTGRCGPCTHSECRGRAGVPGREPGMKPSCPQVPWEPGSVGTSSSQRCPPSSFYAGFYPETQLQRYESPEEDHCLPSPACCSGGTQHPAPRGQQRYTSLRDPLPGAIPWQLGYCQSWGHQQCHPIH